The following nucleotide sequence is from Nitrospirota bacterium.
TTGTACGGATATCTCCTGAAGGGGCTCGGACCGGGGGAAACGGATCGGAGGAACTTGGCCCGGGGAAGCCGGCCGGCAGATTCCGGGGAGCCTCCCGAAGGGTGAAAACGTTCGCGCAGGCTGCGCTCTTTCCGACGGAAGCCCCGCTGGATCCGACCCTTCCGGATCTGCTGCCTTTCTATCGGGACCACCTGATTGCTTCGAAGAAGAGCCATCACACCGTGGCCAGCTATCTGAGGATCCTTCGATCGTTCGTTCGGGATGCCGGGGCCGGCCGGCGACTCAACGCCTACTCGGTCCGGACGATCGAGGCGTACATTGCCCGGGTCCGATACGGAGACGGCGCTGACAAGACGGTGGAGCTGAACGCCGCGGCCCTCCGGCACTTCTTCCGGTGGGCGAGGGAAAACGAGTTTATGAGGGAGGATCCGGGCCAACGGCTCATCTTCCCCCGTGCGCAGATCAAGCTCCCGGAGATCCCATCCATCAAAGAGGTGGACAAACTCCTGGAGACCGCGGCGGTTGACCCCCACGATCTTCTCCTGCTCCTCCTGTTCGCTGAAGGGGGCCTCAAGCGGGAGGAGGTCCTGGCGCTCCTGCCAAAGCATGTAAACGTGCGACATCCGCTCCACGTTGAAATCACCGTCCCGGCGTCCAGTCCGAGGAAGGTTCGAGTCGCGCGGATTCCGAGGGACTACGCGGTGGTGATTGAGGCGATCCTGGAAGAGGCCCACCCCGAGATCCCCGTTTGCACCTTCTCCCCGCCGTCGGTCT
It contains:
- a CDS encoding site-specific integrase, whose translation is MKTFAQAALFPTEAPLDPTLPDLLPFYRDHLIASKKSHHTVASYLRILRSFVRDAGAGRRLNAYSVRTIEAYIARVRYGDGADKTVELNAAALRHFFRWARENEFMREDPGQRLIFPRAQIKLPEIPSIKEVDKLLETAAVDPHDLLLLLLFAEGGLKREEVLALLPKHVNVRHPLHVEITVPASSPRKVRVARIPRDYAVVIEAILEEAHPEIPVCTFSPPSVSARVEAMGRLAGVRPRITPASLRHFCAVRILKAGRTIDEVHAYLGLASPKDSPIMRDIYVTLAKLPL